GTTGAAGTGTGtttacaagtgtgtgtgtgtgtgtgggtgtgtgtgtgttatgtaaAATGTCTGGCCAGGATATTTGTCTAAAGTCTTGAAATTTGTGCAGCATATTCTGCGTTTAAAgtaaatgtttataacaaatatgctagaatattatgcatataaatataaaaaaaaagaaagtctCTGATATAtgttaaaaagtaaaagcaaaaacaaagagctaaatattagcaaaaaattattgaattccAATGAGTTTTGAATacttcaatattaaaataaaacaataacaaattttatgtaaacattttaaactttatgtaaatataaaaaaatatttacaatattattttgtttaaaattaaacgcataaagtattgaatttcaattagctttgaaaacaaattcaagtAAATCAATGCTTATGtgcttaaatattcaaaataaaacaattaagcgctggcatattaaacaaattttatgtaaacattttaaagcttCGTAAGCCAAGTTTGCTTATGAATTGTCCAAGTTTTTAGACAGCAGCTTAATTGCAATACATTTATGAGTTTTTATGCagttaactttttttattctaattgTTGCAACGCGCAAActgcaaccagcagcagctgcaattgttgttgttgttgctgttgcagcttagaggcataaaaaatgtttaacgcCTTTTGGTGTGTTAGTTAGTGGTAGGCGTTGTCTGCTGGCTACACCCCAATTGGCCATCTATAtaaagtcaattaaaattaataaacgaAAAATCAAAACGAAGCGCAATTATCAATtggtaaattgcatttgatgtGCAATTGTTGATAGTCTGTGTGTTTATCGTTTAAGGAagtgttaatttatttgcacagaCCGCAGCAGAgagttgaaaaataataataaattgccactgatagctaaaaattattgattattttgcaATGGACAGCAGCGAGCTTAACGTGGCTGAAtctttatgttgttgctgttgttgtatcgCCGGCGGTTATGAgatcaaacaaaacaacgcGAACGCGAAAATGTGCCAACAAcacgagacagagagagagagagatttcCTAGTTGCAACGTTTGGTTTGGTGGGGGCGCCTCGGTTTCTAATAATAACGAGGgagagcataaaataaaatgaaataaaaataaagaaaaaaacattcaTACATCAAGATTATTGTAACTTGCGGCAATTGCATCACAGtaatggccaacaacaacaacaacaacaacaggcagacAGCAGCCAATGGACaacgaaagcaacaacaacaacaaaaaatggaAATCGCAagaaacatttttcatttgcataaaaatgcttggcaaagaaaagcaacaaaaaaaaaagcaactacaagcgctaaaaatgtttgccgCATGTTTCGCAGCGTGACACAGACTCCAAGCatggtgggtgggtgttggGGGGGTGGTGTGTGTGACTGGCTGCAACTAGTGGGAGTTGAAGCGAAACAACCTTCAAGCTACAAAACACTTGACTTGCTTTGACGTCGCTTTGGTTTGATTGAACACAAGGATATGTGTCCGCcgggcaagcagcaacaacagcaacaacaacaacaactgacagGCAAACGCagctcaacaacagcaacaacaacaatggccacaatttgtggcaaaagCGCAACGCAACACTTTCACTCTACTTAAGACGAATGAGGCGATCGAGGGAGTTGCAACTCCATGAGCAGCTGGCGGGGCGACTCGCAGGAGTAGCGACAAGATCGCGTTGGTGGGAAAAATGCAGCAATCGCTGTTTTGTGCTCTCTCGatatttattatcattttgCGCGACTTTCGTTTGCAAcgtgccacttgccacttacCACTTGCAGCTTAACGCATGCAAAGTTTTGTCAGAGTTCActcaaagcaaaagtaaattgaatttaagcgcCAAACACATTAAAGATTGTgcaacttgtttgctttttaaatgtgcatagcatactttaatttatttaaaaattaaacatattttttagcaaGCAATTGTgtatacaatttaaagctttaacatTTTGCAAGCCACTCGCTTCTTCAATACGGACGAATGAGCATTTGCACCTTTCTTAGTGCGGTGGGTCCATCCCACCATATTGAGTGATAATCTTGCACCTCCCTTGGAAAGTACTTGCCattcaaattgctgcaattaaataaatatattaattttaaattttgcattattaataataattaattaccaATAAGCACATTTATTGTACCACCAGCCGCCAGTCTCTTGATCCGTTGCACAGTTCTCATACCACAGATCATTATCCCGATCGTAAGTTGTAAATTTCATATGTTCATGGTAACGCATTTTATCGTTATTCACTTTAGTCCAATGATATTCACCCAAcgattgcaatttaaattgatccGCCTCGTTGCCCACTCGGAAATTGTCATAACGAGCGCCGAGCCACAGGCCGCCAAAATAttccacatatatatacaattcaTATCGCTGTGAGTGTGTAATGTGATGGATTTGCCTCAAACCCAAAAAGAAATCCCCGTCGAAAGATCCGAAGCCGTCACGATAAGTGACCCAATCGCGCTGAAAATTTTCCTGGCCATCTATGCGCTGCTGAATAACAATCCAGCCCCTACCCGCACTACTGTCATCTTGGCAAAGCACTTCAAAGTGTTGCAGTCCTGGCACTTTAATCTCATGCACACCAGGATTGCCTCCAAATGCTTTACAGCTATCAGGCCTGGGAGTGgactcagttgttgttgttgtataatcatcatttttaaattgaatttgcaactTCTGTGCTTcattcgttttgtttgcttgcgcaCATGTTTCCAGTTTTTTGAACAACTCACATTGCTCTgaattgtttaaatgtttttgaaaCAGAAGCTCAATCTTTTCGgcttcagttgcagtttgaGTTTGTAGTTTTGTTAGCTCATTGCTTAgacttttagttgctgttgctagttCGTCCACAAATTTTGCATTGCCACCAACTGCAGTTGGAGCTTGCAGCTTTGCTAGCTCATCACTTAATTTCTCGTTGGTtttgagcaacattttgttagaGTCTCTCAGATATTCAATATTGTACTTATAAGAGTCAAGCAACTCAGTTTTGTCTCTAAGTTTGCCACTAACGTCGCTTAGCTCAGCTTTCAgctgtttaatttcattaactAAGCCATCAACATTGCTCCCGTTGAGCTTATCCTGCAGCTGATGCACATATAAAATGAGCGGCTTTAAGTATTTAGTGCCATACTCCTCATCTAAAGGCTGTGTACATTGCTAAaacataattcaaatttatataaaactaacaaaaatacaGTTTAACTTGCTGCTCACCACATGCTCGACGCTGGCTTCAGCTTTAAGGACTCCATTTAGCGCAAAtgtaaaagcaattaaattgcataaaagtttACACTTCATTTCAAGGATTCACTTGTTAAGAATTAATTGAACCACACGCGTTTGATACTAAAACTTGACTAAAATCAGCATGAAATTTGgcgtaaatatttgcatttgcaacagTTTCATagattaataattattatgtgcAAAAATATGAAGCTGATAACAAATTTCGCAATAAGTAAAGTGTGTCATGTGGTAGGTCAAGATCGAAGAAAGACGCCTGATAAGAGttgcttatataatttattatcatagtgaatagaatttatttatttatttttgttggcagCTGCCACTAGCAATGCATCTagtataaattgcaatttcaaatcAGATATTTATCTAAGCGCTGTCCTTAGCTTGTAAATCATTTGTGGCtgccaaaatgttgctgcagtcgccttggcaacaacaatgttgcaacCGTCGAGTTAGAAGCCGCAGTAGAATAAAGCGACGTATGTTTGCCTTCATAATTCATAGAGCTATGCAGATTTATGTGGCGCCTGCAGTGGCGCCACGACTAATGCGtggcacaaacaaaatgtttttctgCCGTTTTGTgaaagtggcaagcagcaggtGTTTATGGCTTGACGGTTAGAGCGGGCGCAGGCGCCCATCAAAATTGCCACTAATTGTCCTTGACGATAAATGCCACACAAGGCAAATTGCTGccggcaacagttgcaactgctgcacaGCTGAAAGTGAAAACGCTGAGTTTAAAGttatgcaactgctgcaaggACGTTGCAACTTGCGCTCGTCACACACTTGCACTGatttctctctctcccgctcCCGCTGCCGCTCTCAGCTGCAGCGCCTTGagcaatttgcttgctgctgttgttgggggcgttgtttgcttttgtcgttgcaattttttgttttttagagGTTAAGTGTAGGCAAGTAGGAAGCAAGCTGGTGGCGCCTCCACACAATTTATGTTgtcgttgcagcagcagcagcagcagcaacgcattgcacaatttttgtcgtttatatacacataatttatttactgcgcattttaattaagtatacgacgcGTGAACGTGCCTTTTGCAAGTGCTTAGCTATTGCCTTATTAGGTGTTGCATGCCACCAAGTGGCGCAACTCAACGCTTGTAGTCGtgcctgcgtgtgtgtgtgtggcagctgcaccTTGTTGAAGAAATTGTTCAACTCGTAAGATTTCAGtgtcaaagctgcagctactaAAAAGTCATCTAAACAAACTGGAGCGAGGCACCAACTCGAACTCCCCACCGCATGCACCTCTTGCCGCTTTTAATTACTAGCAAAAACAGTCAAGGTCGTgaccaggcagccagccaaacTGAAAAGTAAACTTTATCATTTTCGTTGGAAAAAATGCGAGCAACGAGTTTAGTTGACCaaatgtggcagccacaaagtCCATTAGCCttataagcacacacacacacacacacacacacacacctttaactgtttgctgtttgtttaacgcacttttttaatttgtttcgtTGGCTTTGCAGGTGACATTGACGATTGCATTGTAACGCCAACAGTTCAGGGACAGTTCACGCCACTGCCGGAGGCACTCTGCGATGTCATAATGGATCTAACCGCCGAGGGTCAATCGGCCACCATCGAGCATGTGCGCAGCAAGCTGGGCGTGCGTTTTCCCCACATGACCACGCCCGCCACCGAGGTCATCTACGATACGCTGGCGCAGCTGATGCAGGAACAAAAGATCTATCAGACAGCCAAGGGTTATTTCATCTTTACGCCAGAGTAAGTTGCAAGCTACAGTGAGCGCTGGCTAGCAAAGACGAAACGAAATTCAGCATGAATATTGTGCAacgttatttatttagctttgggctttagcttttgttggcttttataGCTAGAAAGAGTGAATTGATCAGCACAATTAGCGATGGCCGATATTCGATATTGAATGCGCGAGCATGTCCCGAATAGCTGCTTGCCCGTCTCTAGCTGAACAGCTGtgctcaaattaaattcgaTTATGGCTGCAGGATAGCCCAATTCGATATTCGATATTTTGAGCGCGAGCGATCCCGAATTGGCGTTTGGCCATCTCTAGCCGCACAGCTGTTTTTGAATTGATTGCTCTTATGACTTAAGGATATtctaatttacaaattgcttttgcagaCGTCGTCGCAGTCGTTCGCGGCCACGCAGCAatcatcaccagcagcagcacaacaactcATCGGGTCACAGTGTCTACGATCAGCTGACGGAGgcggaggagcagcagcaggaagatGTGGTGCCTGTGGAGGCACGCACCATGCTCATGTCCAATGCAGAAGCATTGCATTCGCTTTACGGCGAAATATCCACGGAACGTGATGGCGATCTGACGCATCAgtgcatacaaacaaatctGGCGGATGTTATATGCGGTGGTAAGTCTTAGTAAATGCCAAACAGTTGAAGTTTAACTTAACTGCCTCTCGCTTTAGGTAATCCCAATGATAAGATCATTTATCCGCGTGCGGCTAAGCGACGCAGTGCATCGTTTCCCACGCCGCGCAGCTTGGAACGCCGGCACAGTTTGCGGCTCTTTGGCTCATCGAAGCGCCTGCAACGCTGCGCCTCCACACGCAGCCTGTCCAAGACCTATGCACAGACGCTCAATACAACAGATAGCAGCAGTTCGGAATACCAAAGCACAGATTCGTCATCACCCAGTAAGTGGCCAACAGCAAACAGTAAAGAGAGTCAATTTTAAGTTTCAATCATTTAATGTTGCTTAGTTTTGTTCATGAGATCGATAATTAGGAGCCGCGTCCGCCACAGTTTTGTACGCAGGCAGCTCTGGTGCAGTAGCGATTGCCATTGCCTTCGCATCCTTGGTAGCGCATAGTTTCGCAGCTGCGGGTTCGGGTATTGAAGTACCACATGCGTGGATTGGAATTACGTGTGCAGCGCTCAAAGAATCCAAGTCCAATTCCCTCATCCTTGGGGCTTGTACAGCTTACTAGAGGGGGACCAATGAAGCCATTGCATGGAGGCCGCCCAGTCTGTGCTAAAGCGCATGCCACGTAGAGCGTGAGGCAAGCCAAGATTAGAATGAACTTCATGTTGTTTAAACTTTGTGtgatttaaattgctgcagctgtgagCATTTATAGCGGTAAAAATAGGTCAGCCCAACagctgtttttaatttaaattcaatgcaaagGCAAGACAATTAAAACACTTGCCAATTATAGCAGCGGTAGCTCacttatataataaatgaatagtAATTAAACTGTTGTCTTTTGCAGAAAAAGGATCTTTGCTCTCAAGACTGTTCCGACGCAGCGGACGCGCCAAGCAGCGTCAAATTGAAACCTACTCAGCGCAATTTCCACCCGCCGAGTGGTTCAACTCACGCGCCGTCCATTTGCATAGCGTGGGCACCCAAACAGCTGAGCACGTGAGTAGATCATAGTCAAAGAGATTATTGCAACTAATTGTTAACTCTTCCAGGATATGCCCGCTGTGCATACGCTGTCCAATTCCACGTTCTACGATGGCTCCGAGCTGAGCCAACGTTCGTCCACGCTGCCGCGTCGTCATCGCCGTCACATGTCCAGCGAGTCAACGTTTCTGATTTCATCGCGCGATTGCTCGCCCATACGCAGACGCTCGCCGGTTTACTGCAGCAGCTCGCTACCTCGCTCCACACAGTCCATACCAGCAGCGGCCACACTGTCGCGCCTGCAAACTGCCACGCCGCCCACGCCCGCACAGAAGCCAGCACAAAAGTCCATCATTGGCAAGCACATATTCGAGCGTTCGCCAGCGCGCAGCACGCTGAAGGCGACGGCGGCCGACAACAAGGCCAACTATCGCAGTctgcagcagagcagcggCCCCTCCAGCCTGGAGAGCTGCAAGACCTCGATGCTGGCCAGCGGTCCCTCCAGCATTGACAGCGGCAAGGTGAGCTTCAGCCAGAAGACCAGCGGCCACTCTAGTCTCGACTCGCAGTGCTCCACAAACACAGCCGTGGTAGCTCCAGCGCCCAGCAATGGCAGCACTCGCTCCATACTGCTACTAAACGGTTCGCCCAGAGGCACGCCGCGTCATCAGGCGATGCGTGCGCGCGTGGCCGAGGCGCAGGCACAGCGGCAACGCATACTCGAGGAGCTCAACTACAATGCAAACACAAATGGCACAAATGGTGTGCCCAactccagcagcaacaactccaTAACACTGCAGGTGACCaccagcagcaatggcagtGGCCAGCACATACCCAGCACCAAGATCTTTGTGCAGAACTCGCCCGTGCGAAGCGTCATCACACTGGAGAATGGCAAGATGCTGGAGAACTCCAATGTTTTCATTATCAACAATGAAACGATGACCAATGAAAAGGGCGAAATCATTAAGAAGACATTGTCGAAGCAAacgcaggcagcggcagccacgcccatgcacacgcccacgcccactgctGCCGAAGCGCCGCTCAGCGAAACGGAAGCCAATTCCGAAACTGGCGACTCCATCAGCTTCATCAGCGAGAGCTCGCCCGAGAATACAGCGACTGAAACGCCTTCCTATGATGGCGGCAAATATGCCAAGAACACCAACAACGACGCCACCATGAACAACAGTCGCAAGCTCtgcctgcagctgcaggcCAATGGCATTGCCTATAAGAACAATGTGCTCAAGCATGAATCCCAACCGAATTCACCCTGCGCtgagcaccagcagcagcagcagctgccctcAGCTGTCAAACTGGCCGCCTTGGCGAATCAGGACTTTGATATTGCCGGCTCGGTGggcaatttgcatttctacGAGAAGCACTCCAAGGATAGCAGCAGTGATTTGAAGAATCTCTGCTACGAGTCGGTCTGCCAGCTGCAAAAGTGCAGCATAAGCGGCGAGGAGCTGGCGCTGGCCCAACTGCTGCACAAGTCCAGCAACAATGCGCTGGGCAGCGAGCCCAATTTGAATGTAAACGACAAGTCAGTGGACAAGGAGGCCATGGATCGACGTCTGAGTTTGACCAAGGATACGCTGGAGCAGAGCCTTAGCAGCAAGCAGGAGGAACTCTATAACTTCCCCAGCTTAACGGATCTAAGCTTTAACTTTACATCGCTAGCAGCGCGCAAGATACTGCAGGGCGTCAGTCTCAATAGCATCGATACGCTGGTGGAGCTCAacatggcagcggcagcggcggcggctgtagcagccagcagcgcacAGGAGAAGCAGCAGAATAATCAAACAGCCACGGCCCAGGTGGCCAACGCAACTGCCACCGTTTGCACGGACTTTGGCATGGTCTAGTACTAGTTCTAAActctaaaaaaacaaaaacaaaatatgcatatttttgaaatacgAGCAAGCATAATTTCTGTAATTTATGTACAACTTTGCTTTGGAACTTAGTTcgcttacaatttgttttatgttcttaacttttgcaattttctattttgtttacagtgccaaaatatgtttagtttaattataataattatgctcTGTCTTCTAATCCACAGCCCTAACTATAAAAACGCGTTTGCAagtgcaatttattgtattagAAACTAAGAGCGCTTCTTACCGAGCTTCATTTGTAAAGTTTTCTTGAGCCTACACACctttattgtatatttgtttaaagcaattaatatttaatatacatacgACACAATCCGACACACACGAAATATTATACGAACCACTAGTATTTAGCACGTAccatacaaaaaagaaagaatacaataattttgtacAAGGCCTTAATTAGTAGAGTcagcaataatattaataagttGAAAtcactttaaaaaaatatatatacgtatataaaaatgtatacaaagcGTGTCTCataagcttattaatttacaacaaatccTTGTTAATGTAA
The DNA window shown above is from Drosophila busckii strain San Diego stock center, stock number 13000-0081.31 chromosome 3L, ASM1175060v1, whole genome shotgun sequence and carries:
- the LOC108599536 gene encoding uncharacterized protein LOC108599536, with the translated sequence MGTKSPGGPQRCRLILQHCLAIQLSKPGHTPEDFWMYDSGYMIFQNFLAANAQCWWNAPLTAATRALKYAGHVAPGMLLVTAEPCALEVLRGAFARSVLKPPATYIISSVGDIDDCIVTPTVQGQFTPLPEALCDVIMDLTAEGQSATIEHVRSKLGVRFPHMTTPATEVIYDTLAQLMQEQKIYQTAKGYFIFTPERRRSRSRPRSNHHQQQHNNSSGHSVYDQLTEAEEQQQEDVVPVEARTMLMSNAEALHSLYGEISTERDGDLTHQCIQTNLADVICGGNPNDKIIYPRAAKRRSASFPTPRSLERRHSLRLFGSSKRLQRCASTRSLSKTYAQTLNTTDSSSSEYQSTDSSSPKKGSLLSRLFRRSGRAKQRQIETYSAQFPPAEWFNSRAVHLHSVGTQTAEHDMPAVHTLSNSTFYDGSELSQRSSTLPRRHRRHMSSESTFLISSRDCSPIRRRSPVYCSSSLPRSTQSIPAAATLSRLQTATPPTPAQKPAQKSIIGKHIFERSPARSTLKATAADNKANYRSLQQSSGPSSLESCKTSMLASGPSSIDSGKVSFSQKTSGHSSLDSQCSTNTAVVAPAPSNGSTRSILLLNGSPRGTPRHQAMRARVAEAQAQRQRILEELNYNANTNGTNGVPNSSSNNSITLQVTTSSNGSGQHIPSTKIFVQNSPVRSVITLENGKMLENSNVFIINNETMTNEKGEIIKKTLSKQTQAAAATPMHTPTPTAAEAPLSETEANSETGDSISFISESSPENTATETPSYDGGKYAKNTNNDATMNNSRKLCLQLQANGIAYKNNVLKHESQPNSPCAEHQQQQQLPSAVKLAALANQDFDIAGSVGNLHFYEKHSKDSSSDLKNLCYESVCQLQKCSISGEELALAQLLHKSSNNALGSEPNLNVNDKSVDKEAMDRRLSLTKDTLEQSLSSKQEELYNFPSLTDLSFNFTSLAARKILQGVSLNSIDTLVELNMAAAAAAAVAASSAQEKQQNNQTATAQVANATATVCTDFGMV